The genomic window ATTCGTTTCCTCGAACACTTCACGCACTCCAGCTGCCTGCCAACTTTCATCGAAATTAACAAAGCCGCCAGGCAAGGCCAATTGACCTTTGCGCGGCTCGATTGCCCGCCGCACGGTTAATAATCCACCATCAACTGGCAATAAAATCACGCTGACCGGAATTGGATTACGATAGGTTGAATTTCCACATGCGCTGCAAACTCGCGGAAATCCTTGTACCGCGCCAAAGGCCGCCCCACACCAATGACAATGCTGAAACGCTGGCATGCAATCTACCTCATCAAATGCAGAATCTAAGGTTTAGCTTAACCGAGCCATGCTAAAAAAACAACAGCGTATCGCCACTGATACGCTGCTACAATCACCCATCATGGCCTATCTTCATTACAATAAGGCTGCTCCATGGTCAACCAAAATCGACTGAATGCGCCCACGGGCGGTAGCAGG from Chloroflexota bacterium includes these protein-coding regions:
- a CDS encoding NUDIX domain-containing protein, which translates into the protein MPAFQHCHWCGAAFGAVQGFPRVCSACGNSTYRNPIPVSVILLPVDGGLLTVRRAIEPRKGQLALPGGFVNFDESWQAAGVREVFEETNIQLDPHSIRDWWTRSTPDGMILIFGLAQPIRRADVPSDFDRSETEALVVIDAPQVLAFPLHNEAMQAYFERLHD